The window GCACGAACACGGTCTGACCCCGGGTGAGTTCGCTCGCGCATTCGACGACGACGGCGCCCTCGGCGGCCGCCACGAACGCCTCGTCCCCGCACACCCCCACGGCCAGCGGATCGTGCAGCGGACAGGTGCCGTCTCCGCCGTGGCGGGTGTAGGCGTCCATGTACGTGCGCATCAGCCGGGCGGCGAGGGCCGTGCCCGGGCCCGCCGCCTCCAGCGCGGCGAGGTCGGCGGGGCGGAACAGCCAGCGGTGCGAGGCGTCCAGGTCGACCATGGTGAACGGGATGCCGGAGGAGAGCACGATCTCGGCCGCGTCGGGGTCGGCCCAGATGTTGAACTCGGCGACCGGGGTGATGTTTCCCGGCACCTGGGCGGCGCCGCCCATGAACACGAATCTGGCGACGCGGTGGGCGAAGCGGGGGTCTTCGAGCAGTGCGACGGCGATGTTCGTGAGGGGGCCGGTGGCGCACACCGTCAGCTCGCCCTCGTACTCCCGGGAGAGGCGGAGCAGGGCCTGTGCGGACGACTCCGTCGGGTGCGGGGCCGTGGAGTCGGGCAGTGTCTCGTCGCCGAGGCCTGCCGGGCCGTGGAAGGCGGACGCCTCTCGGTAGGGGAGGGAGGAGAGGGGGCGGCCGGTGCCTCGGTGCACGGGGATGTCGCCGTCGATGCGGAGGGCTCGGGAGAGGGCTCGGGCGTTGGCGTAGGTCGCTTCGGCGGGGAGGTTGCCCCCTACCGAGGTGTAGGCCTTGAGGTCCCACAGGCCTGTGCCGAGGAGGTACTGCAGGGCTACGGCGTCGTCGATACCGGGGTCGCTGTCCAGGACGATCGGTGCGCGAACGGTCACGTCGTCAGCGTAGCGGGGTGTTGTGCGCCCCCGCGGCTCCTACCCGTCCCCTGACCAGGGGCGCTGCCCCTTCGACCCCGAGAGGGTGAGTTCCACGGGTGCGGGTCGGGTGCGGGTCGGGTGGGGGGTGCGGGTCGGGGGGCTCGCGCAGTTCCCCGCGCCCCTGAAAAGCCAGGCCCCGCGGGCCGGGGGCGAAAGACAGACCTTCCCGCCCCGGACCCCCGTCCCGGACCCCCGTCCCGGCCTAGTGGCTCGTCCCCGCCGTCGCCGGAGGCAGTTCCACCTGGACGCCTCGGTCGCCCGCGTCCGCCGTGTAGTCCTCGGGGCTGGTCTCGTCGATGCCGTCGGGGGCGTTGAACGCGCGCAGGGCGAAGGTGAGGACCACCGTGACCACGACGTTCAGGACGAAGGCGGTCAGGCCGATGTAGCCGATCTCGCCGATGCCGGGGATCTCCGCGGACGAGCCGCCGAAGTGCTTCTGCGTGGGGGAGGCCACGCCGTACGCGGCGATCGTCCCGTACAGCATGCCGACGGCCCAGCCCGCGAGCAGGGCCCAGCGATGGCACCAGCGGGTGAACAGGCCGCCCACGAGCGCCGGGAAGGTCTGGAGGATCCAGATGCCGCCGAGGAGCTGGAAGTTGATGGCGACGGTCTTGTCCATGGTGAGGACGAAGGCCAGGGCGCCCACCTTCACCAGCAGGGACACCAGCTTGGAGACCTTGGTCTCCTGCGCGGGTGTGGCGTCCGGCTTGATGAAGTCCTTGTAGATGTTGCGGGTGAAGAGGTTCGCCGCCGCGATGGACATGATCGCCGCGGGGACCAGCGCGCCGATGCCGATGGCCGCGAAGGCCACGCCCGCGAACCAGTCGGGGAACATCGTCTCGAACAGCTGCGGGATCGCCAGCTGGCCGTTCTGCACCTGGATGCCGGCCGCGATCGCCATGAAGCCCAGCAGCGCGAGCAGGCCCAGCATCAGCGAGTACAGCGGCAGGATCGTCGTGTTGCGGCGGATGACCTCGCGGCTCCTGGACGACAGCGTCGCCGTGATCGAGTGCGGGTACATGAAGAGCGCCAACGCGGAGCCGAGGGCCAGCGTCGCGTACGTCCACTGGTTGGCGTCGCCGGGGACGAGGGCCCCGCGGGGTTTGTCCGTGGCCGGGTTGGTCTGGCTGTACGCCTCGCCGGCCTTGGCGAAGATGTCGTCGAAGCCGCCGAGCTTGATCGGGATGTAGATGATCGCCACCGCGATGACGAGGTAGATCAGGGTGTCCTTCACGAACGCGATCAGGGCGGGCGCCCGGAGGCCGGAGGAGTAGGTGTAGGCCGCCAGGACGCCGAACGCGATCAGCAGCGGCAGGTCCTTGACGAACCAGTTCGTGTTCTCGCCGCCGCCCACCCCCATCACGTCCAGTACGGCCTGGATGCCGACGAGTTGAAGGGCGATGTACGGCATCGTCGCCAGGATGCCGGTGAGGGCCACCGCCAGCGACAGGCCCTTGGACCCGAAGCGGCCGCGCACGAAGTCCGAGGTCGTCACGTAGCCGTGCCTGTGGGAGACCGACCACAGCCGGGGCAGGAACGTGAAGATCAGCGGGTAGACCAGGATCGTGTACGGCACGGCGAAGAAGCCGGCCGCGCCCGCCGCGTAGATCGCCGCGGGGACGGCGACGAAGGTGTACGCCGTGTAGAGGTCACCGCCGAGCAGGAACCAGGTGACCCAGGTGCCGAACGACCGGCCGCCGAGGCCCCATTCGTCGAGGCTGTGCTCGTTCTCGGCCTTGCGCCAGCGCGCGGCCAGGAAGCCCATGACCGTGACGGCCAGGAAGAAGAAGATGAAGACGGCGAGTGCCACGCCGTTCACGCCGTCCTTCACTTCGCGACACCCCCGTCCCGCGTCTCGGACCTGCGGGCGCGCTGGTCACGCTGCCACAGCACGTACGCGGTGGCCGTGAGCGCGGTGGAGACGAGCACCCAGGCCATCTGGTACCAGTAGAAGAACGGGATGCCGATGAACGCCGGGTCCGCCTTCGCGTACGAGCCGACCCAGAGCATCGCCACGAACGGGGCGAGCAGACACAGGGCGATGACGACTCTGACAGGTGTCACCACCGGTGGTCCCACTTCAGGCGCTTCTGACATGTCCCGGTTCCGTCCCCTCGCTGGTCGCCATTGATCGCCACTGATCACGTGCTCGACGCGCAGGAAATGTAAGGGACAGGTTCCGTCCTCCGGAACCCCTTGTCCGGATAACGGATGCGGAGGTTGTGTGTTCAGCGGCGGCGGAACTGCTGGCCGGGGCCCGTTTCCTGGCGATCCGTCCGCGGGCGCTCGGACTCCCCTCGGGGAGCGACACCACCGTGCCGGGATCGCGCGCGGGCATACGCACAGCGGGGCCTCCGTGTCGGTGGGGCGACGCAAGGACCGTAGAACAGGAGCGGCGATCGCGCCACACCACGTGCACCACACGCGCGCGGCGGGGCACCACCGGTCACGCGCGCCGGCGGGCCCCGAGAGGCTCAGCCACGCGGGCGCCCCGCAAGGCTCAGCCACCGCGGCCGCCCCGACCGGCTCAGTCCTGCGGGCGCTTGAGCCTCGCCACGAACTTGTAGCGGTCGCCCCGGTACACCGACCGCACCCACTCCACCGGCTGGCCCTCCATGTCCAGCGAGTGCCGGGAGAGCATCAGCATCGGCAGGCCGACGTCCGTGCCCAGCAGGCCGGCCTCGCGCGGGGTGGCCAGCGAGGTCTCGATGGTCTCCTCGGCCTCGGCGAGACGGACGTCGTACACCTCGGCGAGCGCGGTGTAGAGGGAGGTGTACTTGACCAGTGACCTGCGCAGGGCCGGAAAACGCTTGGCGCTCAGGTGGGTCGTCTCGATCGCCATCGGCTCGCCGTTGGCCATGCGGAGGCGCTCGATGCGCAGGACCCGGCCGCCGGCGGTGATGTCGAGCTGCCCCGCGAGCGTGTCGTCGGCGGTGATGTAGCCGATGTCGAGCAGCTGGGACGTCGGTTCGAGGCCCTGGGCGCGCATGTCCTCGGTGTACGAGGTGAGTTGCAGCGCCTGGGAGACCTTCGGCTTCGCGACGAACGTGCCCTTGCCCTGGATGCGCTCCAGCCGCCCCTCGACCACCAGCTCCTGCAGCGCCTGCCGCACGGTCGTGCGCGAGGTGTCGAACTCGGCGGCGAGGGTGCGCTCCGGCGGCACCGGCGTGCCGGGCGGAAGCGTCTCGGTCATGTCGAGCAGGTGCTTCTTCAGGCGGTAGTACTTGGGCACGCGTGCGGTACGGACGGTCGCCCCGTTCTCGTTCTCCGCACTGCTGACGTCGGTGCTCATGCTCCGCCTTCCCGGTCTTCGTGGCGTGATCCCTCTGTATACCCCTGCGGGCCCCGCTGGTCTAGTCCACGAAGGAGTCCTGGCTGGTCCACTCCGCAGCGGTGCAGTGGTCTACCCGGAGAGTGTGGCTCAAGTGGCGCTGTTTTCGCTGGCTTATTACATAAAGGTTCCTGCATATGTAGGTCGCATAACGGCTGGTGAGAGGGGGTTCGAGCACTCTTGACACGGCGAATGGTCTGAGCCAAGCTCCGCCTACTGGTCTACACCATTGGTCCAGGTCCTGGCCCCAGGGGCGGTACGTCCTGTCACCGCGGGGAGCAGGGGGGTTTGTGGCATCCCTGAGCAAGGGCATCCCTGAGGAGGGTGGCGTGAAGAGGAAGCTGACGACCGCGATCTGTGTCGCGGGCATGATGGTCTCCATCGCGGCGTGCGGGGGCGGCGAGAAGAAGAGCTCGGACACCGGCGCCGACACCAAGGAGCTGACGGTCTGGCTCACGGTGGACGCGCAGAACAACTGGCCCGAGCTGGTCAAGGCCGCCGACGCGGCGATCGAGAAGAAGCACCCCGGCATCACCATCACGCACGAGTACTACGGGTGGCCCGACAAGAACGCCAAGCTCGACGCCGTCCTCGCCACCGACAAGGCCCCCGACGTGGTCGAGATGGGCAACACGGAGATGCTCGCCTACATGGTCAAGGGTGCCTTCGCCCCCCTCGACGCGGCGAAGTTCGACAACGCGGACGCCTGGCTCGACGGCCTCAAGGCCTCCGTCACCTACGAGGGCAAGACCTACGGCGTCCCGTACTACGCCGGTGGCCGCGTCGCCAACTGGCGCAAGGACGTCTTCGCCGCCGCCGGCGTCAAGTCCCCGCCGAAGACGTACGCCGAACTCACCGCCGCCCTCGACAAGGTGCAGAAGAAGAAGGGCGACAAGTTCAGCGCCTGGTACCAGCCCACCCGCGACTGGTACGCGGCCATGTCCTTCGTGTACGACGCCGGCGGCTCCATCGCCGTCGAGTCCGGCGGCACGTGGAAGGCCAACCTCTCCTCGCCCGAATCCCTCAAGGGGCTCGGCGAGTTCAAGAACGTCGTCGACAAGTACATGCACGGCGACAAGACCAAGGACGAGTCCGACCGGTACATCGTCTACGGGCAGGGCAAGTCCGGCATGATCTTCGCCCCCGCCTGGGAGGGCGCGACCGCCGCGGCCAAGGAGAACGACAAGACCGGCAAGCTCGAAGGCAACGTCGAGAACTTCGTGATGCCCGGCCCGTCCGGCAAGAACCTGCCCGTCTTCCTCGGCGGCAGCGACCTCGCCGTCCCGGTGAAGTCCGACGCGCAGACCGTCGCCGCCGAGTGGATCAACGCCTTCACCGGGCCCGCCGGTCAGAAGGGGCTGATGGAGAAGGGCAACCTGCCCAACAACAAGACCGACCTCGCCACGCTGAAGGACGACCCGGCGACGGCGGTTCCGGCCACCGCGGCCGAGTCCAACTGGTTCGTCCCGATGGCGCCCGGCTGGGGACAGGTCGAGAAGGCCCAGATCCTGCAGACGATGCTGCAGTCCATCGGCACCGGCAAGAAGTCGGTCGAGGAGGCCGCGAAGGAAGCGGACGCCGAGATCGACAAGGTCATCAACAACGAGTGACGGTGACCCGTCGGTCGGGGCCCGGCCGTGGTGGCCGGGCCCGGCCGGGGGTGCCCTGGTGGTCGCCGGTGGGGGACACCGGGTTGGCCGCCGGCCGAAGACATCAGGTCGCCCGGTTGGAGACATCGGGCCGGCCGGTCGAAGACATCAGGTCCGCCGGTTGCAGACACCGGGTCGACCGGTTGCAGACACCGGTTCGGCCGGTGGGTGATCTACGAAAGTGCCGCGACGGGGTGTCGGTTCGGTGCCGGTGCGTCGTGGCTGGTCGCGCAGTTTCCCGCGCCCCTTCGGGGTCGCTGCTGCCGGCCCCTCCTTCATCTGCTTAGGAGTGCGCGATGAGTGCCGCAGACACGACCGCCCCCGCGAAGGTGCCGCCCGCGCGGCCGGCGCCGCCCGCGCCACCTCCGCCGGTGGTCACCGGGCGTTCGGCCAGACGTTCGACCGGGGGAGCCGCGGTCCCCTGGGCCCTCCTCGCCCCCTGCCTGCTGATTCTCGCCGTCGTCCTCGGCTACCCGCTGGTCCGCCTCGTCACCCTGTCCTTCCAGGAGTTCGGCCAGTCCCAGCTGTGGGGGTTCAAGCCCGCCGAGTCGGTCGGGTTCGACAACTTCTCCAAGGTGCTGGGGGACGGCGAGTTCTGGTCGGTGGTCGTCCGGACCATCGTCTTCGCCGCCGCCTGCGTCGTGTTCACGATGGTCATCGGCATGGCGGTCGCCCTGCTGCTCCAGCGCGTCTCCGGCTGGGTCAAGACGCTCGTCAACATCGCGCTCGTGGCGAGCTGGGGCATGCCCATCATCGTCGCCACCACCGTCTTCAAGTGGTTGTTCGACTCCGACTACGGCATCTTCAACGCCCTCCTCAGCAAGCTCCCCGGCGTCGACATGATCGGCCACAACTGGTTCGCCAGTGGCCCCGAGGGCCTGGCCGTCATCACGCTCCTCGTGGTGTGGGGCGCCGTGCCGTTCGTCGTCATCACCCTCAGCGCCGGACTCACCCAGGTGCCCAAGGAGTTGGAGGAGGCCGCCCGCCTCGACGGCGCCGGCGCGTGGGGCGTGTTCCGCTACGTCACGCTCCCCATCCTCAAACCCATCATCGTGATGCTCACGACCCTCTCCGTCATCTGGGACGTGGGCGTCTTCCCCCAGGTCTTCGTCATGCGGGGCGGCCACCCGGAGGCCGAGTTCCAGCTGCTCACGACCTACTCGTACGACAGGGCGTTCGTGGTCAACGACTACGCGCAGGGCTCGGCCATCGCACTGCTGACCGTGCTGCTGCTGCTCGGCGTGATCGGTGTCTACATGCGCCAGATGCTGAAGATCGGAGAGGTCGAATGAGCGGCACGAGCGCGATCGCCACCACGAAGGGCCGCTCCGGCCCCCGGAAGCCGAAGCTCGGCTGGAACCTCCTCGGGCTGTTCGTCTTCGTCACCGCGGGCTTCCCCGTCTACTGGATGCTCAACACGGCGTTCAAGCCCGCCAAGGACGCGATCGACCCCGACCCCAGCCTGCTGCCGACGTCGATCACCTTCGCCAACTTCGGCCGGGCGCTGGACATCGCCGACTTCTGGGGTCCGGTCGGGCGCAGCCTCATCGTGTCCCTGACCGTGGTCGTGATCGGCATCGTCGTGGGCATGCTGGCCGCCCTCGCCATCTCCCGGTTCGCCTTCCGCGGCCGCAAGGTGGTCATCGTCGGCATCCTGGCGGTGCAGATGGTCCCGCTGGTCGCGATGATCATCCCGGTCTTCCTGCTCCTGAACGACCTCGGCCAGTACGACCGCCTCACCGGTCTGATCATCACCTACCTGACGTTCATCCTCCCGTTCACGGTGTGGACCCTGCGCGGCTTCATCGTCAACATCCCGCGCGAACTGGAGGAGGCGGCCATGGTCGACGGCTGCTCCCGCACCACCGCCTTCCTGCGCGTCGTGTTCCCGCTGCTCGCGCCGGGCATGGTGGCGACCTCGGTCTACGGCTTCATCCAGGCGTGGAACGAGTACCTCTACGCCCTGATGCTGATGAGCCAGCAGAACCAGACCGCGACCGTCTGGCTCGGCAACTTCACCACCAAGCACGGCACCGAATACGCCCCGATGATGGCCGGCTCCACCATGATGGCCGTGCCGATCGTCGTCCTCTTCCTCCTCGTCCAGCGCAAGATGGCCGCGGGCCTCACCGCGGGCGCCGTGAAGGGATAACCGCCCCGATGACGACATTCGCCACCGGCTCGCCCGGCTCGCCCTCCGGACAGGACGGCCTCGCGCGCGACGCGCTGACGGTTCTGCAGCCCGGTTTCACGGGCACCACCGCCCCCGACTGGCTGCTGCGCCGCCTCGGCGAGGGCCTCGCCTCCGTCGGTCTCTTCGGCCGCAACATCACCTCGCCCGGACAGCTGGCGGCCCTCACCGCCCAGTTGCGCGCCGAGCACGAGGACGTGCTGGTCGCGATCGACGAGGAGGGCGGCGACGTCACGCGCCTGGAGGTGCGCACCGGCTCCTCCTTCCCGGGCAACCACGCCCTGGGCGCGGTCGACGACGTGGACCTGACCAGGGACGTCGCCTTCGCCCTCGGCCGCCGCCTCGCGGAGTGCGGCGTGAACCTCAACTGGGCCCCCTCGGCCGACGTGAACGCCAACCCGTCCAACCCGGTCATCGGGGTCCGCTCCTTCGGCGCCGATCCCGGCCTGGTCGCCCGCCACACGGCCGCCTACGTCACCGGCCTCCAGAACGCGGGCGTCGCCGCCTGCACCAAGCACTTCCCGGGCCACGGCGACACCGCCGTCGACTCCCACCACTTCCTGCCCCGGATCGACGCGGACCGCTCGCTCGTGGACTCCCGGGACCTGGCCCCCTTCCGCGCCGCCATGGCCGCCGGTTCGCGCGCGATGATGAGCGCCCACATCCTGGTCCCGGCCCTGGACCCCGACCTTCCGGCGACGCTGTCCCACGGCATCCTCACCGGCCTCCTCCGCGGCGAACTCGGCTACGACGGGCTCATCGTCACCGACGGCATGGAGATGCGGGCCATCGCGGACACCTACGGCATCGAACGCGGCAGCGTGCTCGCCCTGGCCGCGGGCGCCGACGCCATCTGTGTCGGCGGCGGCCTCGCCGACGAGGAGACCGTCCGCCGTCTGCGCGACGCCCTCGTCACGGCGGTCCGCGACGGCGACCTCGCCGAGGAACGCCTGGCGGACGCGGCGAGGCGGGTCCGGTCCCTGGCGAAGTGGACCCGGTCGGCGGCCGGGGGAACGGGAGACGGCGGTGGCGGTCCCGAGACCGACGCCACCGGGGATGTCGGTCTCGTGGCCGCCCGCCGCGCCCTGACCACCACCCGCGCCCGGCCCTACGAACCGCCGACCCAGTCCCTCTACGTCGCGGCCTTCACCCCGGTCGCGAACATCGCGGTGGGCGACGAGACCCCGTGGGGCGTCGGGGCGGAACTGGCCCGCCTCCTTCCCGGCACCGAGACGGGCACCTTCGCCGGCGACAGCGCCGGAGCCTCGGCCCTGTCGGTCGCCGGCACCCGCCGCGTCGTCGCCGTCGTCCGCGACGAACACCGTCACCCGTGGATGACCGCGGCCCTCGACCTGCTCCTCGCCACCCGCCCCGACACGATCGTCGTGGAGATGGGCATCCCGCAGGCCCCGCCCCGGGGCGCCCTCCACATCGCGACCCACGGCGCGGCGCGGGTCTGCGGAAGGGCGGCGGCCGAGGTCATCGCCGGGACGCGCTAGAGACTCCCGGCGAACCCCCACGCACAAAGGCGCCACAGCCCCCACCGGGCCGTGGCGCCGTCGCGTATCCCCGCCGCCTAGATCCCCTGCCAGTCGGGCTTGTTGTCGAACGTGTGCCGGAAGTAGTCCGCCAGCTTCAGCTTCGACGCGGCGCCCTCGTCCACCACGACCGTCGCGTGGCGATGGAGCTGCAGCGCCGAGGCCGGGCAGACCGCCGCCACCGGCCCCTCCACGGTCGCCGCGACGGCGTCGGCCTTGCCCTCGCCCGTGGCGAGCAGTACCAGGTGCCGTGCTTCCAGGATCGTGCCGATGCCCTGGGTGATGACGTGGTGCGGCACCTGCTCGATGTCGCCGCCGAAGAACCGCGCGTTGTCGATCCGGGTCTGCTGGGTGAGCGTCTTGATCCGCGTCCGGGAGGCGAGTGAGGAGCACGGCTCGTTGAACCCGATGTGGCCGTCGGTCCCGATGCCGAGCAGTTGCAGATCCACACCCCCGGCCTCGGCCAGCGCCCTGTCGTACGCCTCGCACGCCCCCGTCACGTCCTCGGCGGTCCCGTCGGGCCCGATGAACGCGTCCGGATCCAGTCCCAGCGGCTCCAGCACCTCCCGCCGCAGCACCGAGCGGTACGACTCGGGGTGCTCGGCCGGCAGACCCACGTACTCGTCGAGCTGGGCGACCCGCGCCCGGGAGGCGTCCACGGCACCGGATCGCACCTTCGCCGTGAGTGCCGTGTAGACGGGCAGCGGGGTCGAGCCCGTGGCCACCCCGAGGAGCGCCTCGGGCTTGCGCCGGAGCAACTGCGCCATCGCCTCGGCTATGAGTTCGCCACCCGCCTTGGCATCCGGAACGATGACAACTTCCACGCTGGGCCTGCCGATCTGGAAAGAAGGACTCAAGGGGACCCGACCCGGAGCGGCCAGGTAGCCTCGTATGTGGTGTAGACCAATCTAGCAGGGGAGTCCCCGACGCCACAGGGGTCGGCCGGGCAGGGACGTGAGGCGGCCACCACGGTCGCCACCGTCGTCCGGCGTTCCGGCCCGCCTCCGGCCGGAAGCGGGCTACTCTGCGTGTGGGGCGTCGGCGGATGTCGGACAATGGAACAACAACAAACATCCGCCAACGCATGGACACACGCAGTGGTCTAGTCAACAATGCGTGGGTAGGCAGGTGATCGATCAACGGCTCCGGCCGCCGACGATCGCCCGTCAAGAAGTAGAAGCCTCCGTCTTCCCCGCACAGGAAGGCGGACCGAGGACCCGGCGCTCTCTGCCCTGACTGCTCCGGATCCTCGCCTTCGGCCGACTGGGACCGCACACCCCACGGCCGATGTTGCTCCGGGCTGCGGTGCCGGGAGGGTTGAGGGTCCCTCTCAGGCGCCGCGGCCCGCGGGTGTTTCCGGGGCCGACCACGACGGCCACCGGCCCTTTCCGGTCATCTTCGTACCGCCAGGTACGCTCGCACACGTGCCCTCCATGAACGAACTCGTCCGCCAGCACACCGCTCTCAGCGACTCCGACCTGGAGTGGCTGCATCTGCTGGTGTCGGAGTGGCAGCTGCTGTCCGACCTCTCCTTCGCCGACCTGGTCCTGTGGGTCCCCACGCGCGACGGCACCCGCTATGTCTCCGTGGCCCAGATGCGCCCCAACACCGGCCCCACCTCCTACCAGGACGACATGG is drawn from Streptomyces bottropensis ATCC 25435 and contains these coding sequences:
- the mctP gene encoding monocarboxylate uptake permease MctP; this translates as MKDGVNGVALAVFIFFFLAVTVMGFLAARWRKAENEHSLDEWGLGGRSFGTWVTWFLLGGDLYTAYTFVAVPAAIYAAGAAGFFAVPYTILVYPLIFTFLPRLWSVSHRHGYVTTSDFVRGRFGSKGLSLAVALTGILATMPYIALQLVGIQAVLDVMGVGGGENTNWFVKDLPLLIAFGVLAAYTYSSGLRAPALIAFVKDTLIYLVIAVAIIYIPIKLGGFDDIFAKAGEAYSQTNPATDKPRGALVPGDANQWTYATLALGSALALFMYPHSITATLSSRSREVIRRNTTILPLYSLMLGLLALLGFMAIAAGIQVQNGQLAIPQLFETMFPDWFAGVAFAAIGIGALVPAAIMSIAAANLFTRNIYKDFIKPDATPAQETKVSKLVSLLVKVGALAFVLTMDKTVAINFQLLGGIWILQTFPALVGGLFTRWCHRWALLAGWAVGMLYGTIAAYGVASPTQKHFGGSSAEIPGIGEIGYIGLTAFVLNVVVTVVLTFALRAFNAPDGIDETSPEDYTADAGDRGVQVELPPATAGTSH
- a CDS encoding carbohydrate ABC transporter permease encodes the protein MSAADTTAPAKVPPARPAPPAPPPPVVTGRSARRSTGGAAVPWALLAPCLLILAVVLGYPLVRLVTLSFQEFGQSQLWGFKPAESVGFDNFSKVLGDGEFWSVVVRTIVFAAACVVFTMVIGMAVALLLQRVSGWVKTLVNIALVASWGMPIIVATTVFKWLFDSDYGIFNALLSKLPGVDMIGHNWFASGPEGLAVITLLVVWGAVPFVVITLSAGLTQVPKELEEAARLDGAGAWGVFRYVTLPILKPIIVMLTTLSVIWDVGVFPQVFVMRGGHPEAEFQLLTTYSYDRAFVVNDYAQGSAIALLTVLLLLGVIGVYMRQMLKIGEVE
- a CDS encoding carbohydrate ABC transporter permease yields the protein MSGTSAIATTKGRSGPRKPKLGWNLLGLFVFVTAGFPVYWMLNTAFKPAKDAIDPDPSLLPTSITFANFGRALDIADFWGPVGRSLIVSLTVVVIGIVVGMLAALAISRFAFRGRKVVIVGILAVQMVPLVAMIIPVFLLLNDLGQYDRLTGLIITYLTFILPFTVWTLRGFIVNIPRELEEAAMVDGCSRTTAFLRVVFPLLAPGMVATSVYGFIQAWNEYLYALMLMSQQNQTATVWLGNFTTKHGTEYAPMMAGSTMMAVPIVVLFLLVQRKMAAGLTAGAVKG
- a CDS encoding GntR family transcriptional regulator; this translates as MSTDVSSAENENGATVRTARVPKYYRLKKHLLDMTETLPPGTPVPPERTLAAEFDTSRTTVRQALQELVVEGRLERIQGKGTFVAKPKVSQALQLTSYTEDMRAQGLEPTSQLLDIGYITADDTLAGQLDITAGGRVLRIERLRMANGEPMAIETTHLSAKRFPALRRSLVKYTSLYTALAEVYDVRLAEAEETIETSLATPREAGLLGTDVGLPMLMLSRHSLDMEGQPVEWVRSVYRGDRYKFVARLKRPQD
- the nagB gene encoding glucosamine-6-phosphate deaminase, with translation MEVVIVPDAKAGGELIAEAMAQLLRRKPEALLGVATGSTPLPVYTALTAKVRSGAVDASRARVAQLDEYVGLPAEHPESYRSVLRREVLEPLGLDPDAFIGPDGTAEDVTGACEAYDRALAEAGGVDLQLLGIGTDGHIGFNEPCSSLASRTRIKTLTQQTRIDNARFFGGDIEQVPHHVITQGIGTILEARHLVLLATGEGKADAVAATVEGPVAAVCPASALQLHRHATVVVDEGAASKLKLADYFRHTFDNKPDWQGI
- a CDS encoding extracellular solute-binding protein — translated: MKRKLTTAICVAGMMVSIAACGGGEKKSSDTGADTKELTVWLTVDAQNNWPELVKAADAAIEKKHPGITITHEYYGWPDKNAKLDAVLATDKAPDVVEMGNTEMLAYMVKGAFAPLDAAKFDNADAWLDGLKASVTYEGKTYGVPYYAGGRVANWRKDVFAAAGVKSPPKTYAELTAALDKVQKKKGDKFSAWYQPTRDWYAAMSFVYDAGGSIAVESGGTWKANLSSPESLKGLGEFKNVVDKYMHGDKTKDESDRYIVYGQGKSGMIFAPAWEGATAAAKENDKTGKLEGNVENFVMPGPSGKNLPVFLGGSDLAVPVKSDAQTVAAEWINAFTGPAGQKGLMEKGNLPNNKTDLATLKDDPATAVPATAAESNWFVPMAPGWGQVEKAQILQTMLQSIGTGKKSVEEAAKEADAEIDKVINNE
- a CDS encoding glycoside hydrolase family 3 protein, yielding MTTFATGSPGSPSGQDGLARDALTVLQPGFTGTTAPDWLLRRLGEGLASVGLFGRNITSPGQLAALTAQLRAEHEDVLVAIDEEGGDVTRLEVRTGSSFPGNHALGAVDDVDLTRDVAFALGRRLAECGVNLNWAPSADVNANPSNPVIGVRSFGADPGLVARHTAAYVTGLQNAGVAACTKHFPGHGDTAVDSHHFLPRIDADRSLVDSRDLAPFRAAMAAGSRAMMSAHILVPALDPDLPATLSHGILTGLLRGELGYDGLIVTDGMEMRAIADTYGIERGSVLALAAGADAICVGGGLADEETVRRLRDALVTAVRDGDLAEERLADAARRVRSLAKWTRSAAGGTGDGGGGPETDATGDVGLVAARRALTTTRARPYEPPTQSLYVAAFTPVANIAVGDETPWGVGAELARLLPGTETGTFAGDSAGASALSVAGTRRVVAVVRDEHRHPWMTAALDLLLATRPDTIVVEMGIPQAPPRGALHIATHGAARVCGRAAAEVIAGTR
- a CDS encoding nucleoside hydrolase, whose product is MTVRAPIVLDSDPGIDDAVALQYLLGTGLWDLKAYTSVGGNLPAEATYANARALSRALRIDGDIPVHRGTGRPLSSLPYREASAFHGPAGLGDETLPDSTAPHPTESSAQALLRLSREYEGELTVCATGPLTNIAVALLEDPRFAHRVARFVFMGGAAQVPGNITPVAEFNIWADPDAAEIVLSSGIPFTMVDLDASHRWLFRPADLAALEAAGPGTALAARLMRTYMDAYTRHGGDGTCPLHDPLAVGVCGDEAFVAAAEGAVVVECASELTRGQTVFVPATARRVHYSESPALTARLRATGRVALGPGTRDFSEDFVATLPLWPAVA
- a CDS encoding DUF3311 domain-containing protein, giving the protein MSEAPEVGPPVVTPVRVVIALCLLAPFVAMLWVGSYAKADPAFIGIPFFYWYQMAWVLVSTALTATAYVLWQRDQRARRSETRDGGVAK